One segment of Meriones unguiculatus strain TT.TT164.6M chromosome 3, Bangor_MerUng_6.1, whole genome shotgun sequence DNA contains the following:
- the LOC110565772 gene encoding olfactory receptor 2A1/2A42-like → MEENQTMVTEFILLGFCLGPRIHLVLFLLFSLFYTFTILGNGIILGIICLDSRLSTPMYFFLSHLAIVDMAYACNTVPQTLVNLLDETKPISFAGCMTQTFLFLAFAHTECVLLVVMSYDRYVAICHPLHYTVTMSWRVCAILAAVSWIFSFLLALVHLVLILRLPFCGPHEINHFFCEILSVLKLACADTTLNQVVIFAACVFILVGPLCLVLISYTRILMAILRIQSGEGRRKAFSTCSSHLCVVGLFFGSAIVMYMAPKSQHPEKQQKILFLFYSFFNPMLNPLIYSLRNAEVKGALRKALCKESHSWLV, encoded by the coding sequence ATGGAGGAAAATCAGACAATGGTCACAGAGTTCATCCTGCTGGGATTCTGTCTTGGCCCAAGGATTCATCTAgttctttttctacttttctctctcttttatactTTCACCATATTGGGGAATGGGATTATCCTTGGAATAATCTGCTTGGACTCCAGACTCTCCactcccatgtacttcttcctgtcCCACCTGGCCATTGTTGATATGGCCTATGCCTGCAACACAGTGCCCCAGACACTGGTGAACCTTTTGGATGAGACCAAGCCCATCTCCTTTGCCGGATGCATGACCCAGACTTTTCTCTTCTTGGCTTTTGCACACACTGAATGTGTTCTCCTTGTGGTGATGTCCTATGatcgctatgtggccatctgccaCCCCCTACACTACACCGTCACCATGAGCTGGAGAGTGTGTGCCATCCTGGCTGCTGTTTCCTGGATATTTAGCTTTCTCCTGGCTCTGGTCCATTTAGTTCTCATCCTGAGGCTGCCCTTCTGTGGACCTCATGAAATCAACCACTTCTTCTGTGAAATCCTGTCTGTCCTCAAGCTGGCCTGTGCTGACACAACACTCAACCAAGTTGTCATCTTTGCCGCCTGTGTGTTCATCTTAGTGGGGCCATTGTGCTTGGTTCTGATCTCCTACACACGCATCCTGATGGCCATCCTGAGGATCCAGTCAGGGGAGGGCCGCAGAAAGGCCTTCTCCACCTGCTCCTCCCACCTCTGTGTGGTTGGGCTCTTCTTTGGCAGCGCCATTGTCATGTACATGGCCCCCAAGTCCCAGCACCCGGAGAAGCAGCAAAAGATCCTGTTccttttttacagttttttcaaCCCCATGCTGAACCCCCTGATCTACAGCCTGAGGAATGCTGAAGTCAAGGGTGCTCTCAGGAAGGCACTGTGCAAAGAAAGTCACTCCTGGTTGGTGTGA